The Shewanella halotolerans region TAATAATAGAATAGTCATCTTTATCCTATTAAAGTAACTATCTTCAAGGTCTTAAATGCCAACAACTGGTCTGCATCTCGGTCTATCAACGTTATTTATTCGCAAACAATTGTTAAGCGAAGAGCAAATTTCATCAGCAATAACCAAATCTCGCCAGTCAAAACAATCTTTAGTTTCAACCATAGTATCTGAAAAGCTTATTTCAGCTAGAGAGATAGCAGAGCTATGCTATGAGGAGTACGGTACTCCCCTACTCGATCTTAACGAATTTGATATCAGTGGTATTCCAGAAGACTTCATCAACAAAAAGTTAATTGAAAAACATAAGTGTCTTCCATTATTCAAGCGTGGAAACCGTCTGTATATAGGGACTTCCGATCCTACCAATATTGCAGCATTAGAAGACTTTCAATTTAGTGCAGGGTTACATGCGGAGGCGATTCTCGTTGAAGATGACAAACTAACAGTCGCTCTTGAGAAGGTGTTAGAAGAAGATATCTCTGCGCTCGATTTAGATGGCATAGATGAAGATTCACTATCCGGCATTGAAATTACAGATACCGACAAGCGCCAGGAAGAACAAGGCGATGCTAGTGACGATGCTCCTATCGTCATCTATATCAATAAAATCCTCACAGATGCCATACGAAAGGGTGCTTCTGACTTACACTTTGAGCCATATGAAAAACGCTATCGCATTAGATTTCGTATTGACGGCATTCTACACGAAGTCTCTGAACCCCCCGTTAATTTAGCAGGACGTATCTCCGCGCGTCTAAAAGTAATGTCTAAGCTCGATATTGCAGAGCGCCGCGTCCCTCAAGATGGTCGAATCAAGATGAAACTGTCTCGCACAAAGTCTATCGACTTTCGTGTCAGCACCTTGCCCACCATCTGGGGTGAAAAAATCGTAATGCGTATCTTGGACTCATCTTCTGCACAGCTAGGTATCGAAAAGCTCGGATATGAAGATGACCAAAGGGCACTGTACGAGGAAATGTTAGCCAAACCGCAAGGAATGATCTTAGTCACAGGGCCAACAGGTTCGGGAAAAACGGTCTCCCTTTACACTGGACTCAATATCCTAAATACAGAAGAACGCAACATATCTACAGCAGAAGATCCTGTTGAAATAAACTTGGAAGGCGTGAACCAAGTTCACATTAACCTAAAAGCAGGCCTTACTTTCGCCTCAGCTCTACGCTCTTTCTTACGTCAAGATCCAGATGTGGTGATGGTGGGTGAGATACGTGATTTAGAAACGGCAGAAATTGCGATCAAGGCTGCTCAAACGGGTCACTTGGTATTATCAACACTCCATACCAACTCCGCCGCAGAAACCCTCACACGTCTGATCAATATGGGGGTCCCCGGATATAACATTGCTAGCTCAGTCAACCTGATTATTGCTCAACGTCTCGCCCGAAGACTCTGCACCGAATGTCGTCACCCAGAAGAAGTACCGGAACATGAACTAATCAATTTGGGCTTTACCCAGGCTCAAATTGATAATGGATTCACTGTTTATAAACCCGTTGGCTGTGACCTCTGCTCCGGTGGATACAAAGGCCGCGTGGGTATTTACGAAGTAATGAAGATGTCAGATGAAATTGCCCGTACTATTATGGAAGGAGGCAATTCACTGCAAATAGCCAGCCAAGCAAAAGAACAAGGCATGCGAGATCTTAGAGAGTCTGGATTACGCAAGGTCATTGCAGGCGTGACGAGTATCGCCGAAATAAACCGTGTTACAAGCTTCTAATACATTTTAATCTCTGAGGACTTTCCATGGCTAGCGCATCACTCGCAAAAGCAAAAAGCAAAAAGGAAAAGACAGCCAAAGCGCAACCCAAAGTTGTCACCTTCGAATGGAAAGGTACAAACCGTGATGGAAAGAAAACTTCCGGTGAATTAAGAGGCATTTCATCTGCTGAAATTAAAGCTCAGCTAAAATCCCAAGGAGTGAATCCCAAGGTAGTCAAAAAGAAAGCTGACCCTCTATTCAAAAATGACCCTAAAATCAGAGCGATGGATATC contains the following coding sequences:
- the pilB gene encoding type IV-A pilus assembly ATPase PilB; this encodes MPTTGLHLGLSTLFIRKQLLSEEQISSAITKSRQSKQSLVSTIVSEKLISAREIAELCYEEYGTPLLDLNEFDISGIPEDFINKKLIEKHKCLPLFKRGNRLYIGTSDPTNIAALEDFQFSAGLHAEAILVEDDKLTVALEKVLEEDISALDLDGIDEDSLSGIEITDTDKRQEEQGDASDDAPIVIYINKILTDAIRKGASDLHFEPYEKRYRIRFRIDGILHEVSEPPVNLAGRISARLKVMSKLDIAERRVPQDGRIKMKLSRTKSIDFRVSTLPTIWGEKIVMRILDSSSAQLGIEKLGYEDDQRALYEEMLAKPQGMILVTGPTGSGKTVSLYTGLNILNTEERNISTAEDPVEINLEGVNQVHINLKAGLTFASALRSFLRQDPDVVMVGEIRDLETAEIAIKAAQTGHLVLSTLHTNSAAETLTRLINMGVPGYNIASSVNLIIAQRLARRLCTECRHPEEVPEHELINLGFTQAQIDNGFTVYKPVGCDLCSGGYKGRVGIYEVMKMSDEIARTIMEGGNSLQIASQAKEQGMRDLRESGLRKVIAGVTSIAEINRVTSF